The following are from one region of the Planctomycetia bacterium genome:
- a CDS encoding hydantoinase/oxoprolinase family protein, with product MTVLGIDVGGAALKASDGAQYSRSMPFELWKRPQDLTAALTELTAAAPAVGRVFATMTGELADCFSTKAEGVAHICAALEQAFPEPTLQIYRTDGTIVSTEEACDKPLAAAASNWHVLARFAGRYAAQGAGLLIDIGSTTTDVVPLRDGIPCPSGWTDSERMMCGELVYTGVERSPVCAIAGAVPYRGGQCPTAQEFFATAGDAYRILGDLPEDSECIATADGRPATKTFARDRLARSICSDRTLFDDDDALAAAKAIAIAQQAKIGVALHGLIRRLGSPPKAIVISGQGEFLARAVVQKLRSDASVVSLHEQLGPAASRVAPAFALAILARELNW from the coding sequence ATGACCGTTCTAGGCATCGATGTCGGAGGCGCAGCGTTGAAGGCGTCCGATGGTGCGCAGTATTCACGCTCCATGCCGTTTGAGCTTTGGAAACGCCCCCAAGACCTGACGGCGGCGCTGACGGAATTGACCGCCGCCGCGCCGGCTGTGGGCCGCGTGTTCGCGACCATGACGGGCGAGCTCGCCGATTGTTTTTCCACGAAGGCGGAAGGCGTGGCGCACATTTGCGCGGCGTTGGAGCAAGCATTTCCGGAACCAACGCTGCAAATCTATCGCACCGACGGGACGATTGTTTCCACCGAGGAGGCTTGCGACAAACCGCTGGCTGCAGCGGCCTCGAATTGGCACGTTTTGGCGCGGTTTGCCGGTCGCTATGCGGCCCAGGGCGCGGGGCTGCTGATCGATATCGGTTCCACGACCACCGACGTCGTGCCGCTACGGGACGGCATTCCCTGTCCGAGCGGTTGGACCGATTCGGAACGAATGATGTGCGGCGAACTGGTGTATACCGGCGTCGAACGCAGCCCGGTTTGCGCGATCGCCGGCGCAGTTCCCTATCGTGGCGGGCAATGCCCGACCGCGCAGGAGTTCTTCGCTACGGCCGGTGACGCGTATCGAATTCTGGGCGACTTGCCGGAAGACTCTGAATGTATCGCCACGGCTGACGGCCGCCCTGCGACCAAGACATTCGCGCGCGATCGGCTGGCACGCAGCATCTGCTCGGATCGCACGCTGTTCGACGACGACGATGCGCTCGCGGCCGCGAAAGCCATCGCCATCGCGCAGCAAGCGAAGATCGGCGTCGCGCTGCACGGATTGATCCGTCGCCTGGGCTCGCCGCCGAAAGCGATCGTGATTTCCGGGCAAGGGGAATTCCTGGCCCGCGCCGTGGTGCAAAAACTGCGTAGCGACGCCTCGGTCGTGTCACTCCACGAACAACTCGGCCCCGCGGCGTCGCGCGTTGCGCCGGCGTTTGCACTGGCCATTTTGGCCCGTGAATTGAACTGGTAG
- a CDS encoding DUF1598 domain-containing protein, producing the protein MTAYFGRSIRFVAALTLLMLWAQDAGAQGGGGGNNNGGGIGIVSTGAVGGVSIDVNGVLNNAEVDQLTGLHDAREKAMQGVSDDMKPFSKLRKVSLRGLQAAIAAQRTKSPDAPLSDDLQLLAGLQRIQYVFVYPDQQDIVIAGPAEGWKIDDAGYIVGETTGKAVMRLEDFAVAMRTGRSAANGGLSCSIDPTADGMRNLQQFVAGISAGADINASVAGIEESLGPQVVSVNGIDPTTPFAHILVAADYRMKRLAMGFEASPVQGLPNYLQMIKAGSRGVQNMTPRWWLAPNYDPLLKDNDGLAWELRGAGVKAMTEDDFFAADGSRTHTGKASAMAQKWSDNMTKAYDKLSVADPIFAELRNVMDMAVAAALISKEQLAEKSNCSLDVLLDTNAVRVPQLNAPKQVPTQANFVKKGGNFVISASGGVQINSWLIANENKVSEEMAPARDDAAKARQNNWWWD; encoded by the coding sequence GGCGGCAACAATAACGGCGGCGGCATTGGCATCGTCAGCACCGGCGCTGTCGGTGGCGTGTCGATCGACGTCAACGGCGTGCTCAACAACGCCGAAGTTGATCAACTCACCGGCTTGCACGATGCTCGCGAAAAGGCGATGCAAGGCGTGTCAGACGACATGAAGCCGTTCAGCAAGCTGCGCAAGGTGTCGTTGCGAGGATTGCAAGCAGCGATTGCGGCTCAGCGCACCAAATCGCCGGACGCGCCGCTGTCGGATGACTTGCAACTGCTGGCCGGTTTACAACGCATTCAGTACGTATTTGTCTATCCGGACCAACAAGACATCGTGATCGCCGGTCCGGCCGAAGGTTGGAAGATCGACGACGCCGGCTACATCGTCGGTGAAACGACGGGCAAGGCCGTGATGCGGTTGGAAGACTTCGCCGTGGCGATGCGCACCGGGCGTTCGGCAGCAAATGGCGGGCTGAGTTGCTCGATCGACCCGACCGCAGACGGAATGCGGAATCTGCAGCAATTTGTCGCAGGCATCTCGGCCGGCGCGGACATCAACGCATCGGTCGCCGGTATCGAAGAGAGTTTGGGCCCGCAAGTCGTGAGCGTGAACGGCATCGATCCGACGACCCCCTTCGCGCACATTTTGGTGGCCGCGGACTATCGCATGAAGCGGCTGGCGATGGGCTTTGAAGCGTCGCCTGTGCAGGGACTGCCGAACTACCTGCAAATGATCAAGGCCGGCAGCCGCGGCGTGCAAAACATGACGCCGCGCTGGTGGCTGGCGCCAAACTACGATCCGCTCTTGAAGGACAACGACGGCCTGGCGTGGGAACTGCGCGGCGCCGGCGTGAAGGCCATGACCGAGGACGATTTCTTCGCCGCCGACGGCTCGCGCACGCACACCGGCAAGGCCAGCGCCATGGCGCAAAAGTGGTCGGACAATATGACCAAAGCCTACGACAAACTTTCGGTCGCCGATCCCATCTTCGCCGAACTGCGGAACGTGATGGACATGGCCGTGGCCGCCGCGTTGATCTCCAAGGAGCAATTGGCCGAAAAATCGAACTGCTCGCTGGACGTGCTACTCGACACGAACGCCGTGCGAGTGCCGCAATTGAACGCCCCGAAGCAAGTGCCGACGCAAGCCAACTTCGTCAAAAAGGGCGGCAATTTCGTCATCAGCGCTTCGGGCGGAGTGCAGATCAATTCCTGGCTCATCGCCAACGAGAACAAGGTCAGCGAAGAAATGGCCCCAGCCCGCGATGACGCCGCCAAGGCCCGTCAAAACAACTGGTGGTGGGACTGA